From one Lycium barbarum isolate Lr01 chromosome 6, ASM1917538v2, whole genome shotgun sequence genomic stretch:
- the LOC132599189 gene encoding diaminopimelate decarboxylase 1, chloroplastic-like, translating into MAATHLVSHSPSLPKSLKYPSNPSLKLSSFKPNFPLKHISRNLSIKAAISTSEPKTQKFQHCFKKSEDGFLYCEDVKVEDVMETVERRPFYLYSKPQITRNVEAYKAALEGLNSIIGYAIKANNNLKILEHLRGLGCGAVLVSGNELKLALHAGFDPTKCIFNGNGKLLEDLVLAAQEGVFINIDSEFDLDNIVAAARIAGKKVNVLLRINPDVDPQVHAYVATGNKNSKFGIRNEKLQWFLDAVKAHPQELKLVGAHCHLGSTITKVDIFRDAAVLMVNYIDEIRSQGFEIDYLNIGGGLGIDYYHSGAVLPSPRDLINTVRELVLSRNLNLIIEPGRSLIANTCCLVNRVTGVKTNGTKNFIVIDGSMAELIRPSLYDAYQHIELVSPAPAEATVSKFDIVGPVCESADFLGKDRELPAPSRGTGLVVHDAGAYCMSMASTYNLKMRPPEYWVEEDGSVSKIRHGETFEDHLRFFDAL; encoded by the exons ATGGCggctacacaccttgtctcacaCTCTCCATCATTACCCAAATCCCTAAAATACCCTTCAAATCCATCACTAAAGCTCTCATCTTTCAAACCCAATTTCCCATTAAAGCACATTTCAAGAAACTTAAGTATAAAGGCAGCTATATCAACATCTGAGCCAAAAACTCAAAAGTTTCAGCACTGTTTCAAGAAATCTGAAGATGGGTTTTTGTATTGTGAGGATGTTAAGGTTGAAGATGTTATGGAAACTGTGGAAAGAAGACCCTTTTATTTATATAGTAAACCCCAAATTACTAGGAATGTTGAAGCTTATAAGGCTGCTTTAGAGGGTTTGAATTCAATTATTGGTTATGCTATTAAGGCTAATAATAATCTCAAGATTTTGGAACATTTGAGAGGGCTTGGTTGTGGAGCTGTTCTTGTTAGTGGGAATGAACTTAAGTTGGCACTTCATGCTGGATTTGATCCTACAAA GTGTATTTTTAATGGGAATGGAAAGCTGTTAGAGGACCTAGTGCTAGCTGCCCAAGAAGGTGTGTTTATAAACATCGACAGTGAATTTGACTTGGATAACATTGTAGCAGCTGCAAGGATTGCTGGGAAGAAAGTTAATGTGCTACTCAGGATTAACCCAGATGTGGATCCCCAG GTTCATGCTTATGTTGCCACCGGAAATAAGAACTCCAAATTTGGCATCAGAAATGAGAAGCTTCAATGGTTTTTAGATGCTGTCAAGGCACACCCTCAGGAATTGAAACTTGTTGGGGCTCATTGTCATCTTGGGTCAACTATCACCAAG GTAGACATTTTTCGAGATGCAGCTGTCTTGATGGTGAACTACATTGACGAAATTCGATCCCAAGGATTTGAGATTGATTACTTGAATATTGGAGGTGGTTTAGGGATCGATTACTATCATTCTGGAGCTGTCCTTCCTTCACCTAGAGATCTTATTAATACG GTGCGGGAATTGGTCCTTTCTCGAAACCTCAATCTCATTATTGAGCCTGGAAGATCACTAATTGCAAACACATGCTGCTTGGTTAACAGAGTTACTGGAGTTAAAACCAATGGAACCAAAAACTTCATCGTGATTGATGGTAGTATGGCAGAGCTTATACGTCCAAGTCTTTATGATGCTTATCAG CACATAGAGCTTGTTTCTCCTGCACCGGCGGAAGCTACTGTTTCTAAATTTGACATTGTTGGTCCTGTATGTGAGTCGGCAGATTTCCTGGGAAAGGACCGTGAACTTCCTGCCCCTTCTAGG GGCACTGGTTTGGTAGTTCACGATGCAGGTGCATACTGCATGAGTATGGCATCAACCTACAATCTCAAGATGCGCCCACCTGAGTATTGG GTGGAAGAAGATGGATCAGTGTCCAAAATCCGGCATGGGGAGACATTCGAAGACCATTTGAGATTCTTTGATGCTCTGTAA